cggtttgtttttaatttcataaGTGTCATGAGAACTTGATCTCAAACAGGCATTGTAAATGAAGTACTGGCATGTCCTTCCAGTGTTGATACACGAATGTCAAATGTTTCTAGATCTAAACCAGTGTAGAGCAAAGCATCTGCGTTACTTTGAAGCAGAAAGTAGGCAATGTCATCACACTGAGTCATCTTATCCTGCACATCTTTTCTGCTGGCTGCCTTGCAGTAATCATGATCTTGTCGGGCAGGGTCCTCCCACTGTGTGTGAACTGAGTGTAACTGTTGGTGAATGGGAATTGCAGAACTTGACTTGCTGATCTGATCTGAAGCAGTTGAGGACAGGCCCGCAGAGCAGTCTGACCAAAACAAAAGCATTGCCAAAGTTACACAGTAGGAAAGTAAACACTAGAAGTACAACATGTCATAACTGACCAgtaaatgtatgttttgtattaatTAATCTAAAACTGAAAAGGTAACTAGCAACTAAAGCTCTCAAATAATTGTAGTGGTGTACAAGTAGGCTATAATAtttttccttttgaaattttgctagtgGAGTAGAAGAAAGTATAGGGATGAGTCGGGACGAATGAAACACGAGACGAATGAAACAGTAATATTCTCTGAGCTCATAGCTACAACACTGATATGCCAAACTAACGTTACATCAGCTTACAGTATGAAGTAGCTAGTTACTTAAGCTAAATTCTAACGTCTGTAACGTTTTCTTTTTAACGTTTTCTTTTTAACGTTTTCTTTTTAACGTCTTTAacgttttctttttaatgtctgtaacgttttctttttaaaatggcgTTAATCTGAAAAGTGTTTCAGCCATCCCGGTTCTCCCATTTCACGAAATAACCAGTATTTATATCTATCTTGCTGCATAAAACATGGAataactgtaacgttacagtttAACTTACGAGGTCTGCCTTCGATGTCTTagctttctcctcttcttcggAGGTGGTCGGTCGTAGCCCAGATAAAGCTCCAGATCAGCGTGCAGTTCTGTTGgcttttttttgaagaaatggaAAGAGCAAACATACACTCTCTTTGGAGGGTGTTTTAGTTTCAAAGCTAAAGCTTTGCGTTCCTCATTCCTTGGCATGGAGTGCAAAGCGTAGAGCGCTGGACACAGACAATTTTTTCGAAGTTGCTTATGTTCGAAGCAAGATGTTTCTGACAAAATCTTCAATTTTCTTGAATTGTTATGGCAACCAACAGCGGCACAAGTTGAACCTGAGGGGTAGGGGAGGTGTTTGTTttgatgcgctggatttaaccatactgtctatggatttaaTCATCAAACTTccaaccaatgaaacgagttccaccaaccaatgaaatgagttctagccaatcagatgaaaagtagggcgggtctttgccgaaatgtcAGAGTGTGGTGCATGGTGTGGTGccggtgtggtctccgtggtaacagtaacgtggctaaaaaaaaatggaggcaaagtttatcaaacttggagcatgtagatacaggcAGCTTTAATTGAGAAAGTAGTTGaaacaaatggcgctgggcatgaatagaggacgagaggaaaagggtggagacaggaagcagtttagcacttggtgcctcaaaTTGAAGGAGCTGGGTGCTTGCTTCTGCAGCACATGTTTTGGACGGCAGCAGTGGTAAGaagtgcttgctagtcattagatgctagtcacaaagcttcggtccgtgcactctgtcatacgagtacCGGAAACGACGGCTACCGTTGCGACTGCacctttactgaccgaccgtgatacaaacaatacgtgtgtgcatgTTCATAGCAgaacatgatttgtaaaagctatctgaagcccaaactgccttgacaaagctgtctgtttggaatcagcatggcaggtatttaaacataacggccttgtcccagagtttagacgtctagctatatgaaaagctaTTCACCTTATTTTTAACGCAAATACGGACGCAGCCAGTTGATGGATTTTTGTGCGAGACTTCCGGTCAAGCACTTCCGCTCACTGGCTAACTAAACTAGCTAAACTCACTTTTCACCGTAGCGGTTAATCCTTCGTAACAACTAAGTTAACAAATCGTTATGGCTTCGAGGAAGACCGGGATTGTTTGTGCAGTTAGAGGGTGTCATAATAACTGGTACAAAAGAAAACTTTACTTGGAGcaggagtgttttaatcacCGAACGCGTATGAGAGCTGAATGTGGATGCGATGCGCCCTTCGACCTTTACCCGCCGCCGAAGAATGAGGAATCCCTTCGCCTGTGGTTAAAAGCTTTAAATTTGAAGAAACCACCAAAGCAACCgtatgtttgttcttttcatttcgtGAACACAAGACCTACAGAAGACCACCCGATACCAGAAAAGTGGCTGGGCTACGAAGTCCCAATAAAAACTCCAAGGAGACGTGTCAGGAGGTTAGCAGACACAGGTAAGTTAACGGATGTTTAATTATAGAATATGGTGCAaaagttcatttatttcagtaattaaacttaaaaggtgaaactaatatattatatactaatatattatatagattCATCACAtgcattatataatatattagtttcacctttatttattttcacctgtttaattactgaaataaatgaactttTGCACCATATTCTTATATTTCGAGCCAACTGTCTTTTAAGTTTGTTCTCTCTGTATATTTATTGATAtatctgtatttttttcatCCCTGCTAGCCCAGGGCATTTGTAAAAATTGGAAGCAATGTAATGCAATATGATTATTTGAATGAGCACTAATACAGGTGTTGCTCTATTACCTTGGTGTTAACATAGTTGTAAGTACTTTAAGTATGCTTTATGTTTGCTAAAATGGTTGTGGGCTTATGGTGGTCTTGTGGTTGGCAGATGACAGCCACTGTGTTGAGGAAGCTGACCAGGCCGTTCCACAGTCAGAGTCACCTACGCATAAAGATGCTGACACTCAGTGGGAGGTTCAGGCACTGATGGATCACACCTACATATTAGGACAAAAGAAGAATCATGTATGCGACAGAGAAATACAATGTGGTGGAGAAGAACCCCTTGCCCATGCCATCCTGAAAAATGACACTAGCTGTGTGTTGTACACAGGCCTTTCTCTCAGTGTCTTTTTTGATCATGTTAAATATCTGGAACAGTTCTATAAAGCAAACTTTAAGATGCACGTAATGGATCAAATATTGATGACCATGATGAAACTTACGTTGAATCTACTCCAGGGTGATCTTGCAGAACGCTTTGCTGTGTCCCAGGGGTTAGTGAGCAGGATCCTCTCCTACTGGATAGACACAATGGAGGAGCACATGAGAATCTACATTCCTTGGCTGCCACGGGAGACAATCCGGAGCACAATGCCTCAGTGCTTCAGGGAGAAGTTCCCCAACATCCCCTGCATCATTGACTGCACTGAGACCACCCTGCAGAAACCACACAACCTTGACTCCAGAGGAGAGTCATACAGCCATTATTATTCCAGCAATACTATAAAGTATTTAGTTGCTATTGCCCCGTGTGGGCTTGTTATGTTCATTTCTCCTGCTTATGGAGGCAGGTGTAGTGACAAGTTCATCACTCAGGAGTCTGGCTTCCTGGAGTATCTTCATCCCGGCGATGAAGTGATGGCAGACAGAGGCTTTACCATCAGAGATCTGCTGTTTGAGAGAAAGGTTAACCTTGTTCTACCAGCGTTCACTCATAAAGGAGGGCAGTTGTCTGATGAGGATGTAACTGCCACAAATAGGATTGCAAATGTGCGCATACATGTGGAAAGGGTTATCAGGAGGCTCAAAGTGTTCAAAATAATCTCCCAGACTGTACCCATCAACTTGGCACACAAAATGGACAAAATCCTCAGAATCTGTGCAGCCCTTGTAAACATGCAGGGGGAAATCATCCATGAGGATGCTGATTGAGCATAGAAGTTTACATGTCAAAAAGATCCTGATTTCCACTGTAGCTTAATATTTGTAAATAATTATTTGACAGCCTGCAGTGCCTTGATTGTACTATTATTTGCACATATCATTTgtctttaacattttatttttcaggtATCTCTATTCTGCACTGctgattagttattttacaGTAAACTGTAAACCAATGAAATTATAATGCACAAGAATGTGTTTTGGATCTCAGGTTTTAAAAAATAGTTATTGTGTTTGGCACCTTTTCAAGTATTGTATAATATCAACTTATTTTTAGACTTTAAATGTTTACAGAAAAACGATATTTAACTTGTGTCcaaataaaatgtgtattatTAAAATTTTCAATCTGTTTTTTCAATCAAGTTTTTCAATCTGTTTTTTCAATTGAGTGGATGTTGCCCTAACCACATGTAAATAACTAAAGAAGTGTATTTTATGTACATAAACTGGCAAAAAGATACAGTATTTCACAAATGGAATTTATTAACTCATGTCATTTGTTTACATTGAATGTAATTACAattattcactttaaaaaatTTCCAGGCAGTAAGTTCTGCCATAGTATTAATTCCACCATTGCCAGCTGATTTCACTAATTAGTAGTGAAATCAGCTGGCTGAGTTCATTGGTGGAATAAACACAtggcaggacttttactttctgAACCTGGAATTGACACCTCTGAAAAATGGTAAAACaactaaatttaaacatttcacGTATGGCATTATTTGTAGGCCATTTAATTTTATACATATTAATTATAATCACAATTACTATTAAAATGGTAAAACATCACCTTATCGTGTAAAACAAAAACGAGCACCAGCTATAAAAAGTAAAACACCAAGGAACTAGCCTAACAAAGGGTCAGCGGAACAATTATTAACAGTTAGGTATCATCACACATCAACACAGACAAGCAAACTGCACCTTTAACAAAGTTTAAATAGAACAGCTATTTTACATATGTATTTTAGTTCAGAAagtattattatgttattatgtatttttagtttttattgtaatgcgttttaatgtggtttctgtagcactttgagattcttttatgaaaagtgctttacaaataaaatgtattattttaattattattattagttgcatatttttaatgtattacAGTCCTTGGTGTCACAATACTTATATAGAAAATATGGACAGCTATAAACTGTCCATATTTTTCAACTTACCTTGATGatgtacttaaaggggtgatagaatgattatataggatatttcacactgttccttatggtctcctaatgggatatgtaacattagttgggctgaaaatggcctggttgatattttattggcccttatgcatccctgtgttttggccctatttgtaacaagagcttttcttccaaatatggtatggtcatgaatatttagatgagctgcgcactgcttggttgagccttagccccgtacacacacgtagagacgcgcgctgattggttgagcgaatcgccatacacacgcattagaggtcgcgtgctgattggttgagcgaatccccaatacacacacattagaaacgcgacagaatctcatattccagacactgcaatgtttccttaccaaattcacttctgagacttttttatgcgagaaatcaactatataaagctcaaatatgggccgttttacgaaaatggatggctaattgcaaatatggtaaaactgtgtgtcggaggcGTAGCTGCCGCGTTGCCGCCTCGGCGCCTGCTCCACAGACCccagcctgctgtgagctcgattgagctccggcacggctgctgcagcccacagcacctcatacccgcgcaaagtcaccgtttgggcaaatggactactaccaaacaacggtgccctgacagagctccagggcctgcatctcctctcttcctgctagctaaatggcccgtgtgtgagagcgcggtcagcgagcttgttacaccagcaatctcttaccacatgttacacacatgtcacgccacttagctatacaacatatacctaaatgtcttataaagctaacaacggtgtccgatttcaagttaatgaatatttgtgagctgtaagggtttcgttagctgcgactgtcccttcaatcctatgtgtacagattgcggctagttagcttaatttttggtcgtaattcgagtatatttacagtttgaatttcgtcacgccacttacacaacatctaactaaatgttttattaagctaacaacggtgtccgatttcaagttaatgaatttttgtgaattccagaggaattctaagaggaggctagctagctctcattgatagagctccatccagccgcaggctctatcaatgagactcacggacaagcagcgtttatttcccttatggtttgtttaaataactcaacacattataattacacacattaaaagagtaactggaacctgtggtaagagaatgctggcgtaacaagctcgctgaccgcactttcactcacatacattgggcatttagctagcaggaagaggggagttgcaggccctggagctttgtcagagcagcggcgtttcgtagttcaTCAGCCCAaagcggtgactttgcgcgggtatgaagtgctGTGGGCGCCCAGGGGCAAAaagcccccccccgccccccccgccccccgggGCGGGCGAaaggggccccccccccccccccccccccccccccccccccccccccccccccccccccccccccccgctttggacatcaattttcgtaaaactgcccatatttgtcctctacatagttgatttctcgcataaaaaagtctcagaagtgaatttaatggtaaaatagcatatgaacaatgtatacaatttctgagatctgcacgacctagattcagaagactaactgatctcaggtcagttgtgtagcctatgcaaatgttggggcgtgacaaacacagactagagccaaatgaggaggagccgcaatagttgacgtcaactatgaggcttgttgagattcgcccgttttcagaggcagtttcaaatagtgagatttgcagagaaaagaggtgtcaatgggatttagaggttctatgtatgtcctagttacccactaaactgtcaactatgacaaggtaaaatcagttttgcattctatcacccctttaaacaaatTGCCATTCGAGATTAGACTGGTATGAATTAGAATTGGTGAAAATAGAAACTTACTTACCTACACAGAAGAGGTGGTTCACCAAAATGTGGTGTGCTGACAGAATATTACATTTACCCAAACTTGAATGACCTTACCTTAACCCAAGGAGCATCAATGAACAAGAGATTAGACTTTTACTTATCTGGAAAAGGTGCGCGAtctgttaattaaaaaataaaaacgttaGTCATATACTAAAATTTATTTAACAAATGCTTTAGAAGCCAATGTTTTCATCAGCTCTTTAG
The Perca fluviatilis chromosome 9, GENO_Pfluv_1.0, whole genome shotgun sequence genome window above contains:
- the LOC120564926 gene encoding uncharacterized protein LOC120564926 yields the protein MASRKTGIVCAVRGCHNNWYKRKLYLEQECFNHRTRMRAECGCDAPFDLYPPPKNEESLRLWLKALNLKKPPKQPYVCSFHFVNTRPTEDHPIPEKWLGYEVPIKTPRRRVRRLADTDDSHCVEEADQAVPQSESPTHKDADTQWEVQALMDHTYILGQKKNHVCDREIQCGGEEPLAHAILKNDTSCVLYTGLSLSVFFDHVKYLEQFYKANFKMHVMDQILMTMMKLTLNLLQGDLAERFAVSQGLVSRILSYWIDTMEEHMRIYIPWLPRETIRSTMPQCFREKFPNIPCIIDCTETTLQKPHNLDSRGESYSHYYSSNTIKYLVAIAPCGLVMFISPAYGGRCSDKFITQESGFLEYLHPGDEVMADRGFTIRDLLFERKVNLVLPAFTHKGGQLSDEDVTATNRIANVRIHVERVIRRLKVFKIISQTVPINLAHKMDKILRICAALVNMQGEIIHEDAD